A single Pseudoxanthomonas sp. DNA region contains:
- a CDS encoding OmpP1/FadL family transporter has protein sequence MEFAKNLTRVSALALGIAGVLAYGDVHAAAFQLKENSVKAQGRAMAGAASAKGDASVVVNNPAVMSTFTERTLQADVTAIDLSYEFTGTGTAATGTPFQQPLTGGNGGDAGDVAAVPAASFILPLSGDFEYLTLGMMISAPFGLKTEYDAGWKGRYHALESDVKIVDLTLAASLELSDSFSVGAGLIYEHADVTLSNAVDFGTIICGRSPAACVGPTAQFGPQRNDGFASINGTHNGLGWIVGMNWRPTDKLSLGYSHRSEVDHELDGDAVFEVPANVRAALGNGIFINGGGGADLTTPAIDAFSATYYATDRFTVMAEVTRTDWSSLQEIRIEFDNPAQPDSAEDYNWDENWFYSIGGEYKFSDTFTFRAGVARDDSPVSRPYRTPRLPDQDRMWYSLGMTWNVSEHFELSASYVKIDIVDTPEVDLTTSTRARLVGDFEGGADLFGVSMQYKF, from the coding sequence ATGGAATTTGCTAAGAACCTCACCCGCGTCTCGGCGCTGGCCCTCGGCATCGCCGGCGTCCTCGCCTATGGCGACGTCCACGCGGCCGCCTTCCAGCTGAAGGAAAACAGCGTCAAGGCCCAGGGCCGCGCGATGGCCGGTGCCGCGTCCGCCAAGGGCGACGCCTCGGTGGTGGTCAACAACCCCGCCGTCATGTCCACCTTCACCGAGCGCACCCTGCAGGCCGACGTCACCGCGATCGACCTGTCCTACGAATTCACCGGTACGGGTACCGCCGCCACCGGCACCCCGTTCCAGCAGCCGCTGACCGGCGGCAACGGCGGCGACGCCGGTGACGTGGCCGCCGTGCCGGCCGCGTCCTTCATCCTGCCGCTGAGCGGGGACTTCGAGTACCTGACGCTGGGCATGATGATCAGCGCGCCGTTCGGCCTGAAGACCGAATACGACGCGGGCTGGAAGGGCCGCTACCACGCGTTGGAATCGGACGTGAAGATCGTCGACCTGACGCTGGCCGCCTCGCTGGAGCTGAGCGACAGCTTCTCGGTCGGCGCCGGCCTGATCTACGAACACGCGGACGTCACCCTGTCCAACGCCGTGGACTTCGGCACCATCATCTGCGGCCGCAGCCCCGCCGCGTGCGTCGGCCCGACCGCGCAGTTCGGACCGCAGCGCAACGACGGCTTCGCCAGCATCAACGGCACCCACAATGGCCTGGGCTGGATCGTCGGCATGAACTGGCGTCCGACCGACAAGCTGTCGCTGGGCTATTCGCACCGTTCCGAGGTCGACCATGAGCTGGACGGCGACGCGGTGTTCGAAGTGCCGGCCAACGTCCGTGCGGCGCTGGGCAACGGCATCTTCATCAACGGCGGCGGCGGTGCCGACCTGACCACCCCGGCGATCGACGCGTTCAGTGCCACCTACTACGCCACCGACCGCTTCACCGTGATGGCCGAGGTCACCCGCACCGACTGGTCGTCGCTGCAGGAAATCCGCATCGAGTTCGACAACCCCGCCCAGCCCGACTCGGCCGAAGACTACAACTGGGACGAGAACTGGTTCTATTCGATCGGCGGCGAGTACAAGTTCAGCGACACGTTCACCTTCCGCGCCGGCGTGGCCCGCGACGACTCCCCCGTCAGCCGTCCGTACCGCACCCCGCGCCTGCCCGACCAGGACCGCATGTGGTACTCGCTGGGCATGACCTGGAACGTGTCCGAGCACTTCGAGCTGAGCGCCAGCTACGTGAAGATCGACATCGTCGACACCCCGGAAGTCGACCTGACCACCAGCACGCGCGCGCGCCTGGTCGGCGACTTCGAAGGCGGCGCCGACCTGTTCGGTGTGTCGATGCAGTACAAGTTCTGA
- a CDS encoding DUF1820 family protein, whose product MKKTLYKITFHNHTKVYELYAHKVAASGLWGFTEVADLVFDMHEGLVVDPTEERLRDEFGNTLVLHLPMQSIIRVEEVERKGQSAIRDAATGEKVVTPFPMPAKPR is encoded by the coding sequence ATGAAGAAGACGCTCTACAAGATCACCTTCCACAACCACACCAAGGTCTACGAGCTGTACGCGCACAAGGTGGCGGCCAGCGGGCTGTGGGGCTTCACCGAAGTCGCGGATCTGGTGTTCGACATGCACGAGGGGCTGGTGGTCGATCCCACCGAAGAACGCCTGCGCGACGAGTTCGGCAACACCCTGGTGCTGCACCTGCCGATGCAGAGCATCATCCGGGTGGAAGAGGTCGAACGGAAAGGCCAGTCGGCGATCCGCGATGCCGCCACCGGCGAGAAGGTGGTCACGCCGTTCCCGATGCCGGCGAAGCCGCGCTGA